Proteins from a single region of Cytophagaceae bacterium:
- a CDS encoding nucleoside triphosphate pyrophosphohydrolase family protein, with protein sequence MEALDCLNQVADFHTTFHHPIEKKPIIPAPKRCELRVELLSEELKELQQAIEDNDIVEIADALCDIQYVLSGAVLEFGLGEKFRELFDEVQRSNMSKACATIEEAEATVKHYEAKGTECYYKQDGDRYLVYRKGDNKTLKNVNYSPADLKSIIEK encoded by the coding sequence ATGGAAGCTCTAGATTGCCTGAACCAAGTGGCTGATTTTCATACTACTTTTCATCATCCTATAGAAAAAAAACCAATCATTCCTGCTCCAAAGCGTTGCGAACTTAGAGTTGAATTATTATCGGAAGAACTTAAAGAACTGCAGCAAGCCATCGAAGACAATGACATTGTAGAAATAGCCGATGCCCTATGTGATATCCAATATGTGTTGTCAGGGGCGGTTCTGGAATTTGGTCTGGGCGAAAAATTCAGAGAGTTATTTGATGAGGTGCAAAGATCAAATATGAGTAAAGCATGTGCCACAATTGAAGAAGCAGAAGCTACTGTGAAGCATTATGAAGCCAAAGGAACCGAATGCTATTACAAACAAGACGGCGACAGATATTTAGTTTATAGAAAAGGGGATAACAAAACCCTTAAAAATGTGAATTACTCACCTGCTGACCTGAAATCTATCATTGAAAAATGA
- the pepT gene encoding peptidase T, translating to MKNLKESLTERFLKYVQIDTQSDQFSETYPSTNKQFDLAKVLIRELQDLGVNEVELDEYCYIYATIKGNSEKKNIPKIMFCSHMDTAPDCSGTGVKPIIHENYKGNDIVLPDDPTQIIKPGEHPDLKDQIGNDIITASGTTLLGADNKAGLAAIMTAVEFLIKNPEIKHGDIKILFTPDEEIGRGTDKVDLKKLGADFGYTIDGETLGSLENETFSADGVEITIHGVSAHPGFGKNKLVNAIKIACEIIAELPKDSLSPETTEGKEGFIHPTDLKGGQETCSLHFIIRDFDEKGLLEKEDFLKNITEKVLKKYPEAKMDFVVKQQYRNMKVILDQYPDVTENALEAIKRSGLNPKLQSIRGGTDGSRLSFMGLPCPNIFAGEHAFHSKLEWVSVQDMLKAAEVIVNICKIYEEKA from the coding sequence ATGAAAAATCTGAAAGAATCTTTGACCGAAAGATTTCTAAAATACGTACAAATTGATACGCAGTCAGATCAATTTTCTGAAACTTATCCCAGCACCAATAAACAGTTTGATCTGGCAAAAGTCTTGATCCGAGAATTGCAGGATTTGGGGGTAAATGAAGTCGAACTTGATGAGTATTGCTACATATATGCCACTATTAAAGGCAATTCAGAGAAAAAAAATATCCCAAAAATCATGTTTTGCAGTCATATGGATACCGCACCTGACTGCTCAGGTACCGGTGTTAAGCCGATTATCCATGAAAATTACAAGGGAAATGATATAGTGTTGCCCGATGACCCCACACAGATAATAAAACCCGGTGAACATCCCGACCTGAAAGACCAAATCGGCAACGATATCATCACCGCAAGCGGAACCACGCTTTTAGGAGCCGATAATAAAGCCGGTCTGGCAGCTATAATGACCGCTGTAGAATTTCTGATAAAAAATCCCGAAATCAAGCATGGAGATATAAAAATTCTGTTTACCCCTGATGAAGAAATTGGTCGTGGAACTGATAAAGTGGACCTCAAAAAATTAGGAGCAGATTTTGGTTATACCATTGATGGTGAAACACTTGGATCGCTGGAAAACGAAACTTTTTCGGCGGATGGTGTGGAAATCACTATTCATGGCGTGAGTGCACATCCGGGTTTTGGAAAAAACAAACTGGTCAACGCCATCAAGATTGCCTGTGAAATTATAGCTGAGCTTCCCAAAGATAGCCTTTCACCCGAAACCACCGAAGGTAAAGAAGGCTTTATCCATCCTACTGATCTAAAAGGCGGCCAGGAAACTTGCTCTTTGCATTTTATCATCAGAGATTTTGATGAAAAAGGACTTTTGGAAAAAGAAGATTTTTTAAAAAATATTACTGAAAAGGTATTGAAAAAATATCCCGAAGCCAAAATGGACTTTGTGGTTAAGCAACAATACCGCAATATGAAGGTAATTCTGGACCAGTATCCTGATGTGACCGAAAACGCACTGGAAGCAATAAAAAGGTCGGGCTTAAATCCAAAATTGCAAAGTATCAGAGGTGGTACAGATGGCTCAAGACTTTCATTTATGGGTCTCCCCTGCCCCAATATTTTTGCCGGAGAACACGCTTTCCATTCCAAACTGGAGTGGGTTTCGGTGCAGGATATGCTTAAAGCGGCTGAAGTGATAGTGAATATTTGTAAAATATACGAAGAAAAAGCATGA